The DNA window GCGGCGGGTCGCGCCGCGCCGCGGCGATAAGCTTGTTGCCGATGACGAGCAGGCGGTAATCGTGGCCGGGCAGGAAACGCTCGACCATGATGTCGTCGCGGAATTCGCGCGCCGTATTGAATGCCGCGCGGGTCTGTTCCTCGGTGGTGATGTTGACGGTGACGCCCTTGCCTTGGTTGCCATCCTTCGGCTTGATCACCACGGGCAGGCCAATCAGCTGGGCCACCTGCCATGCTTCGTCGGCGCTGTCGACCGTGCGGCCTACCGGCACGGGCACGCCGGCGGCATCGAGCAGTTTCTTCGTCAGCTCCTTGTCCTGCGCAATGTTCTCGGCGATCGCGCTGGTGGTATCGATCTCGGCGGCCTGGATACGGCGCTGCTTGCTGCCCCAGCCGAAGGCCACCATGGAGCCCGACGTCATGCGGCGGTAAGGGATCTTGCGTGCCACGGCGGCGTAGACGATCGCCCCGGTGCTCGGGCCCAGGCGCACGTCCTCGTCGAGGTCGCGCAGCGCCGTCAGCGCGGCGTTCAGGTCGAACGGCGTGTCCTGCAAGGCGGCGTTGACCAGTTTTTCGGCCAGTTCCACGGCCAGCCTGCCGACTTCTTCCTCGGTGTACTCGACCACCATCTGGAAAATGCCTTGCTCGACCGTGGCCGTGGTCCGGCTGAACGTGACGGGGCACCCGGCTTCAGCCTGCAGTGCGAGCGCCGTCAGTTCCAGCACGTGCGCCAGCGGCACTGCGTCGGCATGCCCATGCGGCTGGAACTGGCCGATGCCGGGAAAGCGCGCGCGCAGTTTCACTTCGAAGCCGGGCAGCCTGTCGACCGCCAGCTCTTCCGGCGTGCACGAAACGATGGCTTCGATCGCGGTATGGTGGCTCCAGAGGTTCGGGCCGCGCAGCGCGCGGGTGCGGATCACTTCCATGTACTGATTCCTGTGTGGTGTTCTTCTTAGCGGGCACGCTTACGCGGCGGCCCGGTTCTTCCATTCGAACGTGCGCAGCGCCGCGGCGATCAGGTCCGGCGACAGGCCGAGGGCCCAGCCGGTGCCGATTGCGGCCAGCACGGCTTCGCGGCATTCGTCCGCGTCGTTCGGCAGGCAGCTGGCCGGCAGTTCCGCCACTTCGTCCGCGCCGATCGCCATTACGAACGAGCCGCCGCGGCCGAATACCACATGGCCGCCCTCGTTACGGTGCGCAACAAGCGCCGGCGCATCCTCATGCACGGCGTAGAACAGCACGCCGCCATCGCACAGCCGGGCCATGTCGGCAACCTGCTCGTCCCCGGCGTTCAGCACGGCCATGCCATCGGGAAGCACCACGTCGACCTGCGTGCGCAGCACGCGGAACATCTGCTCGGGATCGCTGATATAGAACTCGCCCAGCCTGTCGTGACCGCGCGTGTCGGTGACGACGCCGACCGTGCAGCGGTCATAGGCCAGGCCTTCGCCGAGGACCATGCGGTTGCCGTTGGCGAATACCGCAGATTCCACGTTCTTGTTCAGCAGCAGGCGCTGGCCGGATTCCCACTCGCTCAGCGGGCCGCGCGCGATCTTGCGCCCGTTCAGGTAGACGCCTTCCTCGCATGCCACGCCCACGTAGCGGCCGGAGACCTGCAATTGCCATGCCGTGAGCCGTGCGATCAGCGCCGTGTGGCACGTGCCGGCCACGCCGATGATCGGGATACGCCCCGTTTCGCCCGGGGCGAACATTTCGTCGACGATCGCCGCCCCCACGGGCCGCGGCGTGCCGCCCGGCGCCGGCTTCAGGTGGGCCAGCAGGCCCGGGCTGGCGTTGACTTCGATGATCGCGCCGCCTTGCTCTTCGAGGGGGCGGGAAATATCCTGCGCCACCAGGTCGATGCCGGCAATGTCCAGGCCCACGGCGCGCGCCGCCAGCGCCGCCATCTCGGCGACGGCTGGATGCACGAGGTCGGTCACGTCGTTGGCGACGTTGCCGTTGATGGCGATGAGCACCTTGCGGCCCGCGTCCGGCACCGAGTCATGCGCGAGACCCTGGCCCTGCAGGACCAGCTGCACTTCCGGCGACGTTTCCGGTTCCACCGGATTCAGCGGATGTTCCTCGTTCGGCCCGCGGCGCGGGTCGGAATTGATCTGCGCGTCGACCAGCTGCGTGATCGTCGACTGGCCGTCGGCCGTGATCCACACGGACTCGCCGCGCGAGGCGGCCACGACCTTGCGGCCGACGACGAGCAGCCGGTGTTCGTCGCCGAGCACGTAACGTTCGACGATCACCGACGAGCTGTCGCCCCGTTCAAGGGCGATTTGGAAGGCCTTGCGGACATCGGCCTCGTTGGTGAGGTTCAGCGTCACGCCGCGGCCATGGTTGGCGTCGGACGGCTTGACCACCACGGGCAAGCCGATGTCCTGCGCCTCTTCCCAGGCTTCGTCTTCGTTGTCGACCAGCGCGCCCTCGGGCACGGGAACGCCGCACGAAGCCAGGATGCTCTTGGTCATGTCCTTGTCGCTGGCGATGCCTTCGGCGATCGCGCTGGTATTGTCCGTTTCCGCCGTCCAGATGCGGCGCTGGCGGGCGCCATGGCCCAGCTGGACCAGGTTGCCGTCGGTCAGGCGGATGTGCGGCACGCCGCGGTCGGTCGCGGCATCGACGATGCTGTTCGTCGACGGACCGAGGCACAGGCGCTCGACCATATCGGTCAGCCGGTCGACCGTGGCCTGCAGGTCGTAGGGACGGTCTTCGATACAGGCCATCAGCAGGTCGCGGCCGGCGGCCAGCGCGGCGCGGCCGACGTTTTCCTGGCGGGTGCGGAAGGCCATCTTGTAGATGCCGCTGCCCTCGGCTGTCTGGCGCGTCTGGCCGAAGCCCGTGCGCATGCCGGCAAGGTTCTGCAGTTCCAGCACGACGTGTTCGAGGATGTGGCCGGCGTAGGTGCCGTCGCGCAGGCGTTCAAAGAAACCGCCATGTTCGCCGACGCCGCAACGGTGCTCGACCATGCCGGGCAACATCGTGGTCAATCTTTCGTACAAACCAGGGATTGTATTGGAAGGGAAGTTCTCAAGCTCGCCGATATCGAGCCAGGCTTCGATGACTGGGCGGTAGGTCCAGATGTTCGGGCCGCGCAGGTAAGTTACACGGAGAACGTCGATATCTTTCTTTTTTGTCATGTTTTTGCTCTAGTACCTCTTACGGTATACTCAACCCCACTCGAATGCATCGCCACCCACCAGGGTGTTCACGATAAGCGGCTTCCTCTTCCGAATCGTTCCCGAAGAATACAATAAATAAAATCCGGGTCCACTCTTCCGTGCGCTAATCGTGTCAGCGCACTGTTAGCCTGAACCGTTACATCCTGATATTTTCCCATCTATTTTACTTTCTTGCCAAACGGCAAAGCCGCAGGCAGGAATTCACGGAGCAATCCAGACAATGACAAGAACCGATCTTCCCCGTGGGCTGGCCCGCATCGAACTACCGGAACACTGGCGTTCGGACACGCAACTGCAGCTTGCCTCTGGGGAAAACGTGCAAAGTGCCCTGGAGGTTGACCTCGATTACAAACTGCATTTCGCCAAGGGCATCGTCGTACTGACGGATCGCCGCATCCTGGCCCGTGCGCCGAACGAAGGCTGGCAAGCCTGGCCTTACCGGCAAGGCATGACGCTGAAGCTGCATGACCATGCCGGCGTGGGCCACCTCGAACTGTTCGACGAGCATGGCCGGCTGGCCGCGTGGCGCTTCACGCTGGGCCAGAACCTGCACGCCATCAAGCTTTCCGAGCAGTTTGCGCCGCTGCTCGACGCGGCGCTCACGGGCCAGCCCGTGGTGCGCGCCGAGGAACATGCCTGCCCCACGTGCAAGGCGCCGCTCGAGCCGGACCAGGACGAATGCCCGATCTGCACGAAAGTCGTGCACACGCCGCCCTCGACCTGGACCCTGTTCCGGCTGTGGCGGTTTGCGCACCCGTACCGCTGGCCCCTGGCAGGCGGTTTCACGCTGATGCTGCTGTCCACGGCCGCGCACATGATTCCGCCTTACATCAGCATGCCGCTGATGGACAATGTGCTGATTCCCTACCAGAACGGCCAGCCGGTCGACACCAGCCTCGTGACGATGTACATGTCCGCGCTGTTCGGCGCCGCGATCCTGGCCTGGCTGCTCGGCTGGGGCAAGACCTATGTGCTGGCGCTCGTGTCCGAACGCATCGGCGCGGACCTGCGCACGTCCACGTATGAACACCTGCTGCGGCTGTCGCTCGAATACTTCGGCGGCAAGCGCACCGGCGACCTGATGGCGCGGATCGGCAGCGAGAGCGATCGCATCTGCGTGTTCCTGTCCCTGCACCTGCTCGATTTCGCCTCCGACTGCCTGATGATCATCATGACGGGCGTGATCCTGTTCACGATCGACCCGTGGCTGGCCATGGTCACGCTGGTACCGCTGCCATTCATTGCATGGCTGATCCACCTGGTGCGCGACCGCCTGCGCACGGGCTTTGAAAAGATCGACCGCGTATGGGGCGAGGTGACGAACGTGCTGGCCGATACGATTCCCGGTATCCGCGTCGTCAAGGCCTTTGCGCAGGAGACGCGCGAAGCGCACCGTTTCCGCATCGCCAACAAGCACAACCTGGCCGTCAACGACAAGCTGAACAAGGTGTGGTCGCTGTTCTCGCCCACCGTGTCGTTCCTGACCGAGATCGGCCTGCTGGTCATCTACGTGTTCGGCATCTGGCAGGTCTCGCAGTCGCACGTGACCGTCGGCGTGCTGACGGCGTTCCTCACGTATTCGACGCGCTTCTACAGCCGCCTCGATTCGATGAGCCGTATCGTTTCCGTCACGCAGAAATCGGCGTCGGCGGCCAAGCGCATCTTCGACATCCTCGACCATGTGTCTTCCGTGCCGGAGCCGGCCAACCCCGTCAAGCTGCCCAGGGTGGAAGGCAATATCACGCTGCGCGAAGTCGGCTTCCGCTACGGTAACCGGGCCGTCAACCGCGGCGTGAACCTGGAGATCAAGGCGGGCGAGATGATCGGTCTGGTCGGCCATTCGGGCTCCGGCAAGTCGACGCTGGTGA is part of the Pseudoduganella lutea genome and encodes:
- a CDS encoding cyanophycin synthetase, producing the protein MTKKKDIDVLRVTYLRGPNIWTYRPVIEAWLDIGELENFPSNTIPGLYERLTTMLPGMVEHRCGVGEHGGFFERLRDGTYAGHILEHVVLELQNLAGMRTGFGQTRQTAEGSGIYKMAFRTRQENVGRAALAAGRDLLMACIEDRPYDLQATVDRLTDMVERLCLGPSTNSIVDAATDRGVPHIRLTDGNLVQLGHGARQRRIWTAETDNTSAIAEGIASDKDMTKSILASCGVPVPEGALVDNEDEAWEEAQDIGLPVVVKPSDANHGRGVTLNLTNEADVRKAFQIALERGDSSSVIVERYVLGDEHRLLVVGRKVVAASRGESVWITADGQSTITQLVDAQINSDPRRGPNEEHPLNPVEPETSPEVQLVLQGQGLAHDSVPDAGRKVLIAINGNVANDVTDLVHPAVAEMAALAARAVGLDIAGIDLVAQDISRPLEEQGGAIIEVNASPGLLAHLKPAPGGTPRPVGAAIVDEMFAPGETGRIPIIGVAGTCHTALIARLTAWQLQVSGRYVGVACEEGVYLNGRKIARGPLSEWESGQRLLLNKNVESAVFANGNRMVLGEGLAYDRCTVGVVTDTRGHDRLGEFYISDPEQMFRVLRTQVDVVLPDGMAVLNAGDEQVADMARLCDGGVLFYAVHEDAPALVAHRNEGGHVVFGRGGSFVMAIGADEVAELPASCLPNDADECREAVLAAIGTGWALGLSPDLIAAALRTFEWKNRAAA
- a CDS encoding cyanophycin metabolism-associated ABC transporter; this encodes MTRTDLPRGLARIELPEHWRSDTQLQLASGENVQSALEVDLDYKLHFAKGIVVLTDRRILARAPNEGWQAWPYRQGMTLKLHDHAGVGHLELFDEHGRLAAWRFTLGQNLHAIKLSEQFAPLLDAALTGQPVVRAEEHACPTCKAPLEPDQDECPICTKVVHTPPSTWTLFRLWRFAHPYRWPLAGGFTLMLLSTAAHMIPPYISMPLMDNVLIPYQNGQPVDTSLVTMYMSALFGAAILAWLLGWGKTYVLALVSERIGADLRTSTYEHLLRLSLEYFGGKRTGDLMARIGSESDRICVFLSLHLLDFASDCLMIIMTGVILFTIDPWLAMVTLVPLPFIAWLIHLVRDRLRTGFEKIDRVWGEVTNVLADTIPGIRVVKAFAQETREAHRFRIANKHNLAVNDKLNKVWSLFSPTVSFLTEIGLLVIYVFGIWQVSQSHVTVGVLTAFLTYSTRFYSRLDSMSRIVSVTQKSASAAKRIFDILDHVSSVPEPANPVKLPRVEGNITLREVGFRYGNRAVNRGVNLEIKAGEMIGLVGHSGSGKSTLVNLICRFYDVAEGAILLDGVDIRSLAVSDYRRNIGLVLQEPFLFFGTIAENIAYGKPDATRAEIMAAARAAHAHDFILRLPQGYDSMVGERGQGLSGGERQRISIARALLIDPRILILDEATASVDSETEKEIQKALDNLVAGRTTIAIAHRLSTLQRANRLVVMDRGKVVEEGPHEELMAQEGAYYRLYQAQARNVDTDLDDKGAERDDDN